The sequence TGAGCTAAAGGACTATAAGCTAAGATTTTCACTCCTAGACGCTTTGCTGTAGCAATAATTCCTTGGCTTTCAACTTGACGAGTTAGTAAAGAATAACGCACCTGATTAACTGCTAAAGGTATGCCGCGACGGGCTAAAATTTGGTGCGCTTCTTGCATTTGACTTTGGGAATAATTACTTACACCAATTGTTTTTATTCTGCCTTTTTCTACTTCTGTTGCTAAAGCATTCATTAGAGTTTCCTGGCTCATGAAAAAAGTAAAAGGCCAATGTACTTGATATAAAGCAATTTGCTGTACTTGAAGACGTTTTAAACTTTCAGTTAAGGCTTCGCTAACAGATTCAGCAGAAAATCGCCAAGGTAAAGGACCAAACTTCGTTGCTATCTGTACCTCTTTATCCGTATTTTTCATAAACTTTCCCAGCAATTCTTCTGAAAGTCCTAAACCATAGACTTCCGCTGTATCAAAAAACGTGATACCTGCCTCAATTGCTGCGTTAAAAGCTTGCTCTACCTGTTCCGAACCATAGCCATTACCATAATTCCAAAATAATTTATCTCCCCAAGCCCAAGTCCCCAGACACAAAGGGGTCACTGATACAGAATTTTGTCCTAATGTGATGCTTTCCACTATTGATTAGAGATTAAATATTTTTACTTTACTTTAAAACATCACTGCTTTGTTATTTTCTTACTAGGAAAGGAGATGTCGTTATGCTGAATTTGAACTCGATCGGGGCTGATGAAGGGCGCAGTAATCGCAAAATCGATTGTGCGAATCCAACCCTATACTGAGTTTCGCTAGTAATTACAAATAGCGTTTGCTTGAGTCATACAAAATATATTATTAGCCAATTATTAGCAAATCCAATTATAGATGCTGTAAGCAAAAGAATAATTATTCGTTGATTGTAATGGGATAATAGCAAAGCAGCCATTAATTCAATTTGTCTGTAATGGCTGCAAAATATATCATTTTCCGTTTTAGTGATTATGGCAAGCAGCGATTCTTCACCCAATCCAGAATCCAACAATTCCGAACAAATCAAATCGCTTCCTAGAATCAAGATTTTGACTATGTTCCGTTTGGGTTTATTTCAAATGGGACTCGGTATTATGTCTCTCCTCACATTAGGAGTACTTAACCGAGTCATGATTGACGAACTCAAGGTTTTGCCACTGATTGCAGCTGGTGCGATCGCCATGTATCAGTTTGTTAGTCCGGCTCGAATTTGGTTTGGGCAGATGTCTGATGCCAAGACAATTCGGGGCTATCATCGTTCCGGATATATATGGATTGGTGCAGCTTTTTTTACTACAATTTCTTTTCTTGCATTGCAAGTTGTATGGCAGTTAGGCTTCAGTTTGCAGGCTCGTGGATGGAGTTTTCAATCCTACAGTTGGGCTGCAATACTAGCATTAGTTTTTGCAATTTATGGTTTAGCTCTTAGTGCAAGTTCAACTCCTTTTGCTGCTTTATTGGTAGATGTAACTGACGAAGACAATCGTTCTAAGTTGATTGGTGTTGTCTGGTCAATGTTGATGATTGGTATTGTGATTGGGGCAATTGTTAGCTCTAGATTGTTAGAAACGCCGGAAGTTTGTGGGGCTGCTATTTCAACTTATAATCCTTCTCAATCTGGCGAAATAGCTAATATTGAGCAACTGCAAGCTATAATTAACCCCGTATTTATTATTATGCCAGCCATAGTTTTTGCACTATGTATATTGGCAACTTTTGGGGTAGAAAAAAAATATTCTCGCTATTCTTTACGTTCAAATGCTGCAGAAAGAGAAGACCAAATAACTTTAAATCAAGCATTAAAAGTTCTTACTGCAAACCGTCAAACTGGTTTATTTTTCGGGTTTTTATTGGTATTAAGTATAAGTCTTTTCATGCAAGATTCAGTACTAGAACCTTTTGGTGGTGAAGTGTTTGGAATGTGTATTGCTGAAACCACCAGGTTAAATGTTCCTTTTGGAATCGGTACTTTAATTGGAATAGCTTCAACTGGTTTTTTCTTAGTACCTCGTTTGGGAAAGAAAAATACCACTAAATTTGGATGTATAAGCGCAGCAGTCAGCAACATTTTTATTATTTTGGCTGGATTTAGTGCCAGTAAAAGTATGTTGATGGGTAGTTTGCTGTTTTTCGGATTGTCTTCTGGAATGCTGACAGCAGGCGCTACTACCTTAATGTTGGATTTAACTGCGGCAGAAACTGCGGGAACTTTTATTGGTGCATGGGGATTAGCTCAAGCAATGGCTAGGGGTTCTGCAACAGTTCTGGGTGGAGGATTTTTAAATTTAGGAAAATATTTATTTGAATTGCCAGAAATGGCTTATGGGTTGGTATTTTTTCTTCAAGCAGTAGGAATGATTTTGGCAATTGTATTATTACGTCGAATTAATGTTAAAGAGTTTCAAAAGAATGCAAAAGTGGCGATTTCTTCGATTTTGGAGAATGAATTAGACTAAATCAATTATTAATTATGATTTGCTTTTATTTTTACCAGGTTCTACCTGGTAGTAATGCTCGGAAGGCTGTGCCTTCTTTATCAGTAGAGGCAGAGCCTAAGCTGTTGACTTGAGTGGGATTTGGATGATTTTAATTCATGTTTTTATTGTGTCAGCGTTATGGTGCATTCGATGATGTCGAAATTTCATATTAATAGACAAATTGTCGTGCATCTAACACACCCCACAAAAAATTTATTCTTCATTTGTCAATGCACCAAATAAAAACGCACTTATTGCATGAACTTACTTATTAATCTCAAAAAGCTACAGAGTCAACAGCCTAGGCAGAGCCTTTTGAAGTCTGTTATCAACCGGAGTCTGGAAACAAGTAATTACCAATTACCTATTACTCATTAATAATATGAATAATTTTTATAATTCTCTTTTAGAATTTTCTCAAATTACTACTGTTAGAGTCGGAAATCAGTTGATGGAATATTTCGGCAAAGTACAAGCCGATAATAAGGCAGACGGTAGTTTAGTTACTAAAGCCGATAAATGGGCAGATAATGAAATTCGAGAAGCTATTTTTGCTCAATTTCCCAATCACGGTGTTCTCAGCGAAGAAAACGATAAAGTATTTCCCGATAAAGAATGGTGCTGGGTTGTCGATCCTTTAGATGGCACAACGAATTTTACCAGGGGTATTCCTATTTGGTGTATTTCTCTAGGATTACTTTATAGAGGCACTCCCGTATTTGGTTATGTTTACGCACCACCTACTAACGAAGCTTTTCATGGTTATTGGCAAGGTAATTCTGAATTAGATTTACCGCAAGGAGCATTTTGTAATAATCTTCCGATTAAAGCTAGCGGCGATGATATCAGTAAAAATCACTTTTTCAACGTATGCTCTCGCAGTACGTCAATAATTAACAAAGATTTTCCTTGCAAAATTAGAATGCTTGGTGTTGCTAGCTATAATTTTCTCACTGTGGCTACGGGAGCGGTTTTAGGTGCGGTTGAAGCGACACCAAAGGTATGGGATATTGCTGGAGCTTGGGTAATTTTACAAGCTGCTGGGGGCTGCTGGATTTCTTTAAAATCGGAACCTTTTCCTTTAATTGCAGGGGAAGACTACAGTACCAAATCTTTACCTACATTAGCTGTAAGTCGCTCAGAATTAATTGAGGTATTTAAACCTTTTGTTGTTACTGGTTAATTTTTGATTGTTATTAACGAGCAATATGGCTTAATAAGGTGGAAAAAATATAGCCCCTAAATCTTATTTATGGGGCATTAATTACCAATTATCAACTAACAATTACCAACTACCAATTACCAATTACCAATTAAAGATAATTTTCAGTAATTTCACCATCTTCTAAAAACGCGACATTATCAGCAAAACTTTGAATTCGGGAATCGTGAGTCACCATAACAACCGTACTCCCACCTTCTTTAGCTAAATTACACAATAATTCGATAACGGCTTGCCCGTTATGAGAATCTAGTGCCGCAGTTGGTTCATCAGCCATAATCAACTGAGGATTTCCCGCTAAAGCACGAGCTATTGCTATCCTTTGTTTTTGCCCACCAGATAAGTCACGAGGAAGTAAGTTGGCTTTGTTTGCTAAACCAACCATATCCAGTAGTTCTAAAGCCTGATTAGTCGCAGATTTTCCCTTAATACCTTTTATTTCTAAAGCAAGTTGCACATTCTCTACTGCATTTAAGGCACCAAAAAGGTTGAACCCTTGAAAAATAAAACCAATATTATCTCTTCTAAAGCGAGATAACTTTTTACGAGACATTCGCGTAATTTCCTCTCCCAAAAGATTGATGCTCCCAGAAGTAGGAGTCAAAATCCCTGCCAGAATTGATAGTAATGTAGTTTTTCCAGAGCCGGAATGCCCCATGAGCAACTGGATAGTACCTTTAGGAATATCTAAATCAATCCCCTTTAGTGCTACGTAACGCTGCTTACCAGATTGATACACCATTTCTACTCCTCTGGCAGAAATAGCAGAAGTTTTCAATTTACTTACATCAATAGACTTTGAATCATTCCAACTGTCAATTCTGGAAGTCACTATACATCGATTTTGAGAAATAGTCATTTCTTTAGGATCAGGATATTGATTTTCAAGCTTCGTGCAAGGAGAAGCAATTTACTTATATGTATTCAGTATGAGATTTAAATAATTAACTCTAAAGATAGAGAACTCCAGCCGTATAAAACACTATGCTTTGAATACGATTGCTGGATCTACTTTACTTACTTTTTGAATTGCAAATAAGGCAGAACCGACACACATCAAAACGGTTATGCCAAAAACTCCAACGCCTGTTAATGGAGTTATTAAAATAACGATTCCTTGAGTCGCCAAAGTCCAAGCACCCAAACCCCAACAAAGCAACATTCCGGGGATATAACCAAGGATTGCCATCCATAAGGCTTGCTCAATAATTACACCGTATATCACCCTATTTGACGCTCCCATTGCTTTGAGTGTTCCAAACTCTTTTAAATGGTCTGCAACGGCAGAGTATAGAATTTGACCTACTATTACTACTCCAACAACTACCCCAACTCCGGCACCTAAGCCTAAAATAAATCCGATACCCGTTGATTGCTGCCAATACCCTCGTATCTTTTTAGACATTTCTTTGGTGGTATACGCTTTAGTTTCGGGGAAGGTGCCTTCTAAACGTTTTTTTAATTGTGGGATATTTTGACCTGGCTCTGCTTGGATTAGTACGTAAGAGATGGGTGTATTTAAGCTTAGTTTGGGTGGTGGCTCGTTAGCTGATTGGTTTTTCTTCGCATCGGCATCTTTTTGATAAACGTTGCGACACTGAAGTTCTTCTCCTACCCAGGTACAGTTTACGTTGGTGGTAACGCTAGCATTCGCGTAGGCATTTGCAGTTTCTAGAGAAGTAAATAAGAAAGAGCTTGAGACAACTGATTGGGTATTTTCAGTTAAACCAACTACCTGTACTGGCAATGAGCCAATTTGAGCGCTGTCTCCGATTTTATTAACTTTGAGAGATTTTAAATTGGTTTTGTCAATTATGGCTGTATAAGGGTTGCTCAGAGATTTTACGTTGCCTCTGACCATATCTCCGGGAACAAACAATCTTCCTTTAGGAGGAAATCCGTATACTTTTACTACATTCAATTTGCCATTAGGCAAATTCCACCTAGCTGTACCTTGAAGCAAAGCTTCGGCTCGCTTTACCCCATCAACTTTTTTAGCTCTGACTGCATAGTCATAAATAAGTGGTTGGGTAAGTTCGAGTTGTACCATTTTGTCTGATGCTAACCAGATATCGGCTCGGGAGTTTTCTACCAAACTTGCAGTAGAGCGAATAACACCATTGAATACTCCAGTTTGAATAGTTACTAAGCTGACAGCGAACATAATTCCGGCTTGAGCTACTAAAAAGCGCGGAATGTCTTCAAACAGATTTTTGCGAGCAATAGAAACCATGAAAACACAGTCATTAAGAGATTTTACTAATAAGGCAACTTACCTTCACTCGTTCATTGACGCAAGAGTAAGAAGAAATCGTTCCTTTTTATAATTAGGGGTAATACCTAATTTTTATGTGGGAACGTGCGGATTTACAGTAGAAAAGCAATTTTGAATTATTTAGTCAAAGAAAAATCTACGTGGTATTTTTAGCGGCAAGTACAGGCTCAGTTACTAAAAATGGTTGGGATATATTGTTTATTTTTGGACTAAAACAGGTAAGCTATGCTTGGAAGAATCCGTTTAATTCAAGTCTAACTTGCTTTAAAAACAGTTTTTTGAATGCTATAGTAATGATTTAAAAATGAAGCAGCTAGCAAAAATTTAGGAGTAGTAGACAAATATAAAATTTAGTTAGTGAATTGATTGCCTCTTACAATTAAATGCAAAAACGACTGTAACCCACATAAATTTTAGATTCTAAGTTTTTTATATAACCGTGACTTCAAGTTAGCTGATGAATAAAATTTAAAACTCAACTGTTTGAATTGATGAACACCGTTAAATAAAATCCAAATATTGTTTAAGCTTTTTTTCTAAAAGTGAAAAAAATACAATTTCAGCATTGAATTGACCAATGTCACCTGATGTTTATAATTCTGTTTGAAAATTTGATTGTATTTAATTTGGAACTTTTCGGTAGCAATAAGGTCTACCAATAAAATATTCTATCCAAATATATAGATGTCAATCTCAAATCACCACATATGAAATGATTGACAATGGATTGAGTTTAAAAAAACTCCTAAATCTATGTATTCCATAACTTTTCCCCATTTTCATTTACGCAGATGCACATTTCTATTAATGGTACTCACAACATAATAAACACTTCTTTTGTAAGTGACTTCCCTCGACAGACTGGAATGCGAGTAGTAGTATTTTCTTCACTCCAAATTTTTTGTCGTAGTATTTCCCTAACTTTAGTTAGTTTTAATTAGTTTTGTAAAGTCGCTTCAACGATTGTTCATATTTTCTTAATAATTCGTGTGAGGATTAAATGCCAAATTTCACTCTAACTCTATTGACTAGCGCGGCAAGATTATCTAAAGCGATTTTTGTACGCAAAACTCGTAAAGCAGCAATTTGTCAAGAGAAATTTTTGTTTTCTCTACTTAAAACTCATCAACAAACTGAATTTGGAAAAGATTACAGTTTTAAAGATATTAAGACGATAGAACAATTTAAACAAAAAATTCCTATTCTTACTTATAGTGGTTACGAAAAATACGTCGAACGTATTGCCAAAGGGGAGCAAAACATCCTTACTTCAGATCCGGTAGTTTATTTTAATCAAAGTAGCGGTTCCACAGGCAAACAAAAATTGATCCCGGTAACAAAAAGAGTGCGTAAAGTCCGTTCTAGAGTTACTCAGCAGTCTTTGGGATTTATGACTGATGCTGCAATTAAAAGAGGTTTACCAATTGGTAAAATGCTGCTAACTACTTCCATACAAATTCGCGATCGCACGAGTGGTGGTATTGCTTACGGCACATCCAGCGTCGGGGATTTACGCAATATGGATTTTCTTTATAGACAAGTATTCGTACATCCTTATGATGCGTTGAAGCCAGCAGATAGCTTGGCTCGTAATTACGTTTGTCTATTGTTTGCCCTACGAAATCCCCAAATGCGGGTTATTGGTGCCAATTTCCCAATATTAGCTTTACAGCTAGCCGATTATTTACAACGTTATGCGGCAGATTTAATTAAAGATATAGAAACTGGCAAGATTGCTTCTTGGCTAAATTTAGAACCCGAAATACGTCAAGCCTTAGAAAAACAATTGAGTGCAGCACCCCAGCGAGCAGCGGAATTAGGCTCAATTTTAGAAAGTGAGGGAACTCTGACACCTAAAATGGCTTGGCAGAATCTTTCATGGATAATTACCGCTCGTGGTGGTACTTCCAATTTCTATTTTGAAAAGTTTCATAAATATTTCGGCGATACCCCAATTTTTGGGGGAATTTATGCAGCCTCCGAAGCAACTTTCGGTATTTATGAAGACTTTAATAGCGATGGTACGATTTTAGCTATTGACAGCGGCTTCTTTGAATTTATTCCTTCAGATGAATGGGAAAAAGAACAGCCGAAAACTGTTTTAGCTCATGAAGTAGAAGTTGGGGAATATTATCGAATTGTTGTCACTAACTACAGCGGTTTATACCGCTATGATATTGGCGATGTTGTAGAAATTGTAGATTTTTACGAACAAGCTCCCATAATTGTATTTCGTCATCGCATGGGAGGATTGTTATCTGCTACCAGCGAGAAAACCAACGAATTTCATGCAACTCAGGTAATGCAGCAGTTGCAAAAAGAGTTTGATTTACCTTTAGAAAATTACTGCATAACTTTATCTGATGATGAGATTCCTCCATGCTATTTATTAAATATTGAACTACTTCCAGATCACCCTCTGCATAACTCAGAAAAATTTATTGCCCAATTCGATCGCAAAATGCAGCAAGCCAACGTATCCTACGAAGATAAGCGAGTACATAATATACTCCCGCCACCCCGCCTACGGATTTTAGCTCCTGGAAGTTTTGCTACAGTTCGTCAGCGGCTTTTACAGAAAGGCATACCCGATTCTCATTTAAAAATTCCACATATTAATGAAGATAGACAATTCCTTGCTGGATTAGATATTGACAAAGAAGTGAAGCTATCGCAATTAAAGGAAGCAAGTATATAGAAATAGAATGAGTGGGAATATGAGGATTTTAAGTTAAATAAAATACAAAAATCAATTCAATTTGCCTTCTTAACTTTTCTTTAAGTGACTGAGGCTTCCCACTTTATCTGGGATACAAAGAAGTAAAGTATAAATCACAAAATAATTAATACCAATTTTATGTGATAATTCAGGTCTAAATGATATAAATCTATAAAGAATTGGTAAAAGATACTAACTATTATTTATCTTGCCAATAACCTTTAGATAACAATTGACTTATAATCTTATACGAATACCTAATTTATTTAATATTTAGTATTTAAATAGGATGCCTATATATCGATTGCTAGCTAGGGTAAATAAAAATGGATATTTAGTTTATTTAACCTTACTTCTTGAATTTAAAAGTCAGAAATGAAGACAATTGTAGAAAATAATCATCTATCAGGAGCAGATGATTCGCTAAAACAAATTGTAAAAATTGATGGACGTAATTTGACTCCAGAAATTTTTGCTAAAAAGTATCGTAAAGATGGTATTCCAGTGGTAATTACTGGTTTATTAAATACAATGAATAGCTGGGATTTAGATTTTCTGCGCGAAAAGTTAGGAGATCAGAAATTTCCGGTTCGCTTTAATGGATGGGAAAGATATAAACAGGAAAAAAATAAGTGGGATAATATTGGTAGTGGAGTTGAGTCGCGTACTCTTTCTTTTAATGAGTATGCCGATTTACTATCCTCTAAAGAAGCACACAAGAATGATATTTATCTTGGTAGATGCGCTTTAAATAAAACACCTCTTGCTGACATCAAAGTATTAGCAGAAGCAGATGCGAAACTTGGTTTGAAAATGCCAGGTACTAGCCCTAATTTGTGGGTATGCCCTGGAAGCCATATAACTCCTTTGCATTACGATCCATTGGATGGTACGTTGATCCAAATTTATGGCGAAAAGCGACTTGTATTGTTTGCACCATCGCAAACCTATAATCTTTATCCACTATCACTATTTAATTATTTAAGGCACGGTTTAAAGCTGCGAGCTAATTACTCTCAGGTATATCCCGAAAATCCGGATTTGGTAAAATTTCCCAAGTTCAAAAAAGCCCTTGCCCATCGTTACGAAGTGATTCTTAAGCAAGGTGATATTCTGTTTATTCCTGCGGGATGGTGGCACGAAGTAACTTCGATGGGTGATGGAGTTGTATGTTCGATTAACCGTTTTTGGCATGTTTTACCCTTGACAAGAGCTGCAACTTCTTGGAATAAATGGCGTTTACACCTCGGTGCTTTGATGAGCGCTCCTTACGTTATTAAAACTTGGGTTGCTGCGATATTTAGTAAAGATAGAGAGCAAAAACTGCGTCATTTAGTGCAAAGGCTTTAAACAGTTAACGGTTAACGGTTAATAGAAGGAGTGAGGAGTTGCAAACAGTAGTTAGTAGTTAATTGGATTTATTTCGCTAATTTCCAACTCTTACTTTTACTCCTTACTCCCTGATTAAATAATTTCGATACTATATATTCCAAATATGCAAAATTTATCTAAGTTAGTTGTCAAACAGTTAGAGAAGTTGTTAACCAAAGATGGTTGGCTTGAAAGATTAATTGCTAAAAGCTCTAAGGTAGGCGATTCGGTTCTGTTTGATACGGAACAGTTTCCTTGGAGTAAGGATTTAGAAGCTAACTGGATGGTAATTCGTCAAGAATTAGAGCAGGTGCTTGAAAGAGTAGACGAATTACCTAATTTTCAGGATATTTCTAAACGCCAATCTCGTATTGCCAATGACAATCGTTGGAAAACTTATTTCTTTTATGCATTCGGTTTTAAGGCTACTAAAAATTGCGAAAGATGCCCCGAAACAACTAAGCTTATAGAACAAATACCGGGAATGAAAGTAGCATTTTTCTCAATTCTTGCTCCTGGAAAACATATTCCCAAACATCGTGGTAAACTCAAAACTTTAATTCGCTATCATTTAGGCTTAGTTGTTCCCGAGCCCAAAGAAAATTGTAAAATTCAAATAGCAGATGAAGTTAGATATTGGGAAGAAGGTAAAAGTCTAATTTTTGATGATACTCATTATCATGAAGTTTGGAATGATACGGATGGTTATCGTGTAGTTTTATTTTTAGATATTGCTCGCCCGCTGACTTTTCCACTTTCTTTAATCAGTGATTTAGCTAATAGATTTATTACTGCAACTCCTGTAGTTCAAGATGCCAAAGCTAGCCATCAGGCTTGGGAAAATAAGTTTGAAGCTAACAATAAATCTAAAGAATTGGTTTCTTAGTTAGTAGTTGCGCTTTAGCGCTAAAGCGCAACTACTAACCTTTTGATTAATCTATCTACGAGCAAACCGTCTTCTTTTACGGGAAAATCTTGATAAACCAAACCTTATAATAAAAGTTAAAACTATTCCAACGGCTGATAATGCTAGTAAAAGCTGCCATAAAGGTTTGGGCAACATTAAATCATAAATTAAATCATCTATTTCATTCTTTGGCATAGCAGCAGTTGCAGGATTGATAACACCAATGTCCCCAACTATTTCCATTTTAGTTTTTAACGCTAAGCTTTTATTGCTAACATCTTTCAAAAGATTTTGACTTGTTTTTCCTGCCAACAAAAAAGGTTGAGCTAAATATTGATTTTCGCCAGCTATGGGAAGGATTTCGATACTTTTAATTTGACTGGGTGTAAGAATAAATTTAGCTAAAAAATTATCCGTCCAATATGGATGATTGTGTCCGAAAATAAAATTACCCAAACAGTAAATTATCGGTTTATTTTTATAAATTTCGATTCCTTGGGGAAAGTGTGGATGATGCCCAAGGATGATGTCGGCACCAGAATCTATAGACTTACGGGCTAAATTCCGAACCCAGAATGGCGGCTTTTCGCTGTCGTTGAGTCCCCAGTGGAAAGACAAGATTATATAATCAACTTTTGAGCGCAACTTTTGAATATCTTCCCGAATCAACGATAAATCCGTAGGCATCACACCTGCCCGATTCGGCTTTGCATAACTTGAATCACCGGAATTTTCCGACATTGTATAGGCAAGAAAACCCAAACGGATGCCATTTTTTTCAAAAATATACGGTAGTCGAGCCGAAGCTAAATTATCACCGCTACCAACAGCAGGTAAACCAACCTGAGACAAACTTGTTAAAGTATCTTTTAAGCCTGCAACTCCAGCATCAAGAGCGTGGTTGTTAGCGGTAGAAACAACATCAATTCCAGCCGATTTTAATCCCGTTGCGAAAGCAGTTGGTGCTAAAAAAGCGCCATTTTTATT comes from Rivularia sp. PCC 7116 and encodes:
- a CDS encoding aldo/keto reductase encodes the protein MESITLGQNSVSVTPLCLGTWAWGDKLFWNYGNGYGSEQVEQAFNAAIEAGITFFDTAEVYGLGLSEELLGKFMKNTDKEVQIATKFGPLPWRFSAESVSEALTESLKRLQVQQIALYQVHWPFTFFMSQETLMNALATEVEKGRIKTIGVSNYSQSQMQEAHQILARRGIPLAVNQVRYSLLTRQVESQGIIATAKRLGVKILAYSPLAQGLLTGKYSLDSNINPTGARSIDPRFNKDNLQKIEPVISLLRNIGEKYSRTPAQVALNWLIAQGNVIPISGVKTAEQVQQNAGAVDWKLSDDEVTRLNEISRPWLN
- a CDS encoding BCD family MFS transporter, giving the protein MASSDSSPNPESNNSEQIKSLPRIKILTMFRLGLFQMGLGIMSLLTLGVLNRVMIDELKVLPLIAAGAIAMYQFVSPARIWFGQMSDAKTIRGYHRSGYIWIGAAFFTTISFLALQVVWQLGFSLQARGWSFQSYSWAAILALVFAIYGLALSASSTPFAALLVDVTDEDNRSKLIGVVWSMLMIGIVIGAIVSSRLLETPEVCGAAISTYNPSQSGEIANIEQLQAIINPVFIIMPAIVFALCILATFGVEKKYSRYSLRSNAAEREDQITLNQALKVLTANRQTGLFFGFLLVLSISLFMQDSVLEPFGGEVFGMCIAETTRLNVPFGIGTLIGIASTGFFLVPRLGKKNTTKFGCISAAVSNIFIILAGFSASKSMLMGSLLFFGLSSGMLTAGATTLMLDLTAAETAGTFIGAWGLAQAMARGSATVLGGGFLNLGKYLFELPEMAYGLVFFLQAVGMILAIVLLRRINVKEFQKNAKVAISSILENELD
- a CDS encoding inositol monophosphatase family protein, which encodes MNNFYNSLLEFSQITTVRVGNQLMEYFGKVQADNKADGSLVTKADKWADNEIREAIFAQFPNHGVLSEENDKVFPDKEWCWVVDPLDGTTNFTRGIPIWCISLGLLYRGTPVFGYVYAPPTNEAFHGYWQGNSELDLPQGAFCNNLPIKASGDDISKNHFFNVCSRSTSIINKDFPCKIRMLGVASYNFLTVATGAVLGAVEATPKVWDIAGAWVILQAAGGCWISLKSEPFPLIAGEDYSTKSLPTLAVSRSELIEVFKPFVVTG
- a CDS encoding ABC transporter ATP-binding protein encodes the protein MTISQNRCIVTSRIDSWNDSKSIDVSKLKTSAISARGVEMVYQSGKQRYVALKGIDLDIPKGTIQLLMGHSGSGKTTLLSILAGILTPTSGSINLLGEEITRMSRKKLSRFRRDNIGFIFQGFNLFGALNAVENVQLALEIKGIKGKSATNQALELLDMVGLANKANLLPRDLSGGQKQRIAIARALAGNPQLIMADEPTAALDSHNGQAVIELLCNLAKEGGSTVVMVTHDSRIQSFADNVAFLEDGEITENYL
- a CDS encoding FtsX-like permease family protein, producing MVSIARKNLFEDIPRFLVAQAGIMFAVSLVTIQTGVFNGVIRSTASLVENSRADIWLASDKMVQLELTQPLIYDYAVRAKKVDGVKRAEALLQGTARWNLPNGKLNVVKVYGFPPKGRLFVPGDMVRGNVKSLSNPYTAIIDKTNLKSLKVNKIGDSAQIGSLPVQVVGLTENTQSVVSSSFLFTSLETANAYANASVTTNVNCTWVGEELQCRNVYQKDADAKKNQSANEPPPKLSLNTPISYVLIQAEPGQNIPQLKKRLEGTFPETKAYTTKEMSKKIRGYWQQSTGIGFILGLGAGVGVVVGVVIVGQILYSAVADHLKEFGTLKAMGASNRVIYGVIIEQALWMAILGYIPGMLLCWGLGAWTLATQGIVILITPLTGVGVFGITVLMCVGSALFAIQKVSKVDPAIVFKA
- a CDS encoding GH3 auxin-responsive promoter family protein, whose protein sequence is MPNFTLTLLTSAARLSKAIFVRKTRKAAICQEKFLFSLLKTHQQTEFGKDYSFKDIKTIEQFKQKIPILTYSGYEKYVERIAKGEQNILTSDPVVYFNQSSGSTGKQKLIPVTKRVRKVRSRVTQQSLGFMTDAAIKRGLPIGKMLLTTSIQIRDRTSGGIAYGTSSVGDLRNMDFLYRQVFVHPYDALKPADSLARNYVCLLFALRNPQMRVIGANFPILALQLADYLQRYAADLIKDIETGKIASWLNLEPEIRQALEKQLSAAPQRAAELGSILESEGTLTPKMAWQNLSWIITARGGTSNFYFEKFHKYFGDTPIFGGIYAASEATFGIYEDFNSDGTILAIDSGFFEFIPSDEWEKEQPKTVLAHEVEVGEYYRIVVTNYSGLYRYDIGDVVEIVDFYEQAPIIVFRHRMGGLLSATSEKTNEFHATQVMQQLQKEFDLPLENYCITLSDDEIPPCYLLNIELLPDHPLHNSEKFIAQFDRKMQQANVSYEDKRVHNILPPPRLRILAPGSFATVRQRLLQKGIPDSHLKIPHINEDRQFLAGLDIDKEVKLSQLKEASI
- a CDS encoding cupin-like domain-containing protein yields the protein MKTIVENNHLSGADDSLKQIVKIDGRNLTPEIFAKKYRKDGIPVVITGLLNTMNSWDLDFLREKLGDQKFPVRFNGWERYKQEKNKWDNIGSGVESRTLSFNEYADLLSSKEAHKNDIYLGRCALNKTPLADIKVLAEADAKLGLKMPGTSPNLWVCPGSHITPLHYDPLDGTLIQIYGEKRLVLFAPSQTYNLYPLSLFNYLRHGLKLRANYSQVYPENPDLVKFPKFKKALAHRYEVILKQGDILFIPAGWWHEVTSMGDGVVCSINRFWHVLPLTRAATSWNKWRLHLGALMSAPYVIKTWVAAIFSKDREQKLRHLVQRL
- a CDS encoding aspartyl/asparaginyl beta-hydroxylase domain-containing protein — encoded protein: MQNLSKLVVKQLEKLLTKDGWLERLIAKSSKVGDSVLFDTEQFPWSKDLEANWMVIRQELEQVLERVDELPNFQDISKRQSRIANDNRWKTYFFYAFGFKATKNCERCPETTKLIEQIPGMKVAFFSILAPGKHIPKHRGKLKTLIRYHLGLVVPEPKENCKIQIADEVRYWEEGKSLIFDDTHYHEVWNDTDGYRVVLFLDIARPLTFPLSLISDLANRFITATPVVQDAKASHQAWENKFEANNKSKELVS
- a CDS encoding CapA family protein; protein product: MNKFFKIALISTIIFFVGSPLTAIAQSQSQITLLAGGDVEWSRMAKESLFHREIIRYNLDFASKQEEARYPFQKIKPVLEDADISFVNLETPLSDTANKNGAFLAPTAFATGLKSAGIDVVSTANNHALDAGVAGLKDTLTSLSQVGLPAVGSGDNLASARLPYIFEKNGIRLGFLAYTMSENSGDSSYAKPNRAGVMPTDLSLIREDIQKLRSKVDYIILSFHWGLNDSEKPPFWVRNLARKSIDSGADIILGHHPHFPQGIEIYKNKPIIYCLGNFIFGHNHPYWTDNFLAKFILTPSQIKSIEILPIAGENQYLAQPFLLAGKTSQNLLKDVSNKSLALKTKMEIVGDIGVINPATAAMPKNEIDDLIYDLMLPKPLWQLLLALSAVGIVLTFIIRFGLSRFSRKRRRFARR